The Deltaproteobacteria bacterium genome segment ACGGTGTAGAGCGCCGCGTCGGTGCGATAGTCGAGCGCGGCGAACGGCGGCTTCACGAGCGGGACGAGGTGGTCCGCGGCTTTGTGGAAGAGGGGATCCTCCCCGCGCGCGGCGTGCTCGTTGTAATACGCGACGGTGTGCTGGAGGCTGCCGCTCGGGCAGTCGAGGGCGCGCTCCAGGTCCTCGATGGTGTCTTCGACGGCCGCGAGCTCCGTCGGCGGGAAGGGCCGCTCGAAGATCGCGTCGTCGAGGATCAGGAAGACCTCGCCGTTCTCACCGAGGAGCGCGCGCTCGCCGACCACCGTCTGGTAGAGGTCCTCGGCGACGAAGCGCTGGCCGCGCCGGTTCACGAAGATGCCGCGCAGCAACCCCTTCGGCACCGTGAACGGCAGCACGATGCAGCCGACGTCCATGCGGATCGCGTCGCCGCCCGCGCCCAGGCCCATGCGGATGCCGCGGCCGTCGTCGCCGTCGCTCGCGGCGCGGAAGCGGCACTTGCGGAGCAGCGGCGCGTAGCGCTCGACCATGGCCCGGTTGTTGATGAAGCCGCCGGCGGTGAGGATGACGCCGCGCCGCGCGCCGTAGCAGCGCTCGATCCCGTCGACCCTGGCGACGACGCCCACCACGCGCCGGGCGTCGTCGACGACCAGGGTCTCGACGAGCGTGTCGCTCTGCACGCGCACCGGCGTCGCCTCGACCGCCGCGACCAGCGCGCGCATCAGGCGGCCGCCGGCTTCGATGCCGTCCTGCTGGACGGTGTGGCCGCGCGGCGCGGGCTTGGCGAGCTCGCGATACGGCCAGGCGAGCTCGCTGCCGGAGTAGCTCAGGCAATCGTCGGTCGGCGTGTACGAGCCCTCGCCGTAGTACGAAGGCTTGAAGGGGACGCCGCGCGCCACGAGCCAATCGAAGTGGGCGACGCTCTCGGCGGCGTAGAGGCGGATCTTGGCCTCGTCGGCGCCCGGACCGCAGGCGGCGAGGAGATACTTCTCCATCTCCTCCGGCGCGTCCGCGAAGCCGCAGGCCTTCTGGATGGCGGTGCCGCCGCCGAGGTAGATCTGCCCGGTCGAGAGCGCCGTCGTGCCGCCGCCTCCGCCCATGCGCTCGAGCAGGAGGACGTCGGCGCCGGCCGCGCTGGCTTCGAGCGCGGCGCACGCGCCGGCGCCGCCGAAGCCGACGACGAGGACGTCGGCTTCGGCGTCCCACGCGGGGACGTCGCGGCGGGCGCGGACGGCGGTGGCGCGACCGAGGTCGCGGCGGGGGCGGGTCGGCTCAGGCGACATGGAACTCCCGCAGGATGGGGTCGGTGTCGGCGCCGAATGCGCGGGCGCGCACGTGGGGCGCGCGGGCGCGGGGCGCGCGGACCGGCGCGCGGATGCCGCCCGCGACGACCTCCCAGGCCGGCGCGCCGGCGGGCTCGCCGAGGGATCGGATCACGGCGGCGCTCGCCGCGGGGCCGAAGGCGAGGGCGTGCGCCGCGACGTCGCGCAGCGCGAGGGCGGCGAGGAGGCCGCCGCCGCGCCGGTACCCCGCGAGCGCGGCGACCGCGGCGTGCATGCCGGTCAGGGGATCGGCGATCGCGTCGCCGCAGAAGAGCGGCGTGTCGCCGCCCGCGAGGCGGCCGGTCGCGTGCGCGAGGCCCGCGGCGGTCCCGGCGTCGTCCCCGAAGCCGATCCAGCGTGCCGCCGCGCCGCCGCGGCCGTAGCCCGTGATGCTGATCCAGGTGAGCCCCGGACGGGCGCGGACGAGCGCCGCAGGGTCGATGCCGAGCTGGTGCATGGCGCGCGGCCGCGCGCTCTCGATCACGACGTCGGCGCGGGCGACGAGCGCGACGAGGGCGCGCCGCCCGGTCGCAGTCGCGAAGTCGAGCGCCACCGATTCCTTGTCGGCATGGAGGAGATCGAAGAAGGCGGCGGGCCCGCCGCGCACGCCGTCGGGGCGGCGCGTGCTCTC includes the following:
- a CDS encoding FAD-dependent oxidoreductase, whose amino-acid sequence is MSPEPTRPRRDLGRATAVRARRDVPAWDAEADVLVVGFGGAGACAALEASAAGADVLLLERMGGGGGTTALSTGQIYLGGGTAIQKACGFADAPEEMEKYLLAACGPGADEAKIRLYAAESVAHFDWLVARGVPFKPSYYGEGSYTPTDDCLSYSGSELAWPYRELAKPAPRGHTVQQDGIEAGGRLMRALVAAVEATPVRVQSDTLVETLVVDDARRVVGVVARVDGIERCYGARRGVILTAGGFINNRAMVERYAPLLRKCRFRAASDGDDGRGIRMGLGAGGDAIRMDVGCIVLPFTVPKGLLRGIFVNRRGQRFVAEDLYQTVVGERALLGENGEVFLILDDAIFERPFPPTELAAVEDTIEDLERALDCPSGSLQHTVAYYNEHAARGEDPLFHKAADHLVPLVKPPFAALDYRTDAALYTVFTLGGLHTTIDGEVLTADGTVVAGLYAAGRTTSGLAAQGYSSGLSIADATFFGRRAGRAAAAARR